The Acinetobacter shaoyimingii DNA segment TAGACATTTTGAATCCAATTATTACTATTTAAAATGTGAATTAGTTATCAAACAATAAGTGATAATACATACTTAGACAGATGGCTTAAATTAAATTAATGTAATTTTTCATAATGATAATTTTTACTTGATTAATACTTAAAAATAAAAAACTGACAGCAATCATCACTGTCAGATTTTTGTATTCAACATTAACTAAATTATAAAAGTTAAGCATTTTCACCCAAAAGCACATTTCCAAATTCTTCACGTAACTTCCGTTTCAGCATTTTTCCAGTACCACTCAGGGGAATGGCATCGACAAAAATCACTTTATCTGGAATTTGCCATTTAGCAATTTTTCCTTCGTAATAGTCGAGAATGTCAGCTTCAGTCACTGTACTCTCAGGTTGTTTCACTGCAATTAAGACAGGGCGTTCATCCCACTTTGGATGGTCGGCTGCAATGGCTGCGGCCATAGCAATTTCAGGATGTCCCATGGCAATGTTTTCAAGTTCTACTGATGAAATCCATTCGCCACCTGATTTAATTAAATCCTTGGCACGATCACTAATATGTAAATAACCATCAGCATCCATTGACGCAATATCACCTGTGTCAAACCAGCCATCTTCTGTCAGACTATTTTTTTCTTTGCCAAAGTAACTTTCAATAATCCAGTGACCTTTGATTTGAACATTACCAATGGTTTCACCATCTTGAGGCAACTTATGCGTACCATTTTCTTCATTGACTAAACGTACATTTACACCAAAAGGTGGACGACCTTGAGACAAACGGAGCGCCGCTTGTTCTTCTACACTGAGTTTACGATGTTTGGCTTTTGGACGGTTCACAGTGCCCAGTGGACTGGCTTCCGTCATTCCCCAAGCATGGATGGTCTCACAATCATAGACATCACGGAATGTCGCCAACATAGATGGCGGACATGCAGAACCACCAATCACATTATGTTTTAGTGTGGTGAGTTTAGAACCAGACTGTTTAGCCGCAGCCAATAAACTTTGCCAGATGGTCGGAACACCAAGCGCCACAGTGACTTGATACTCATCAATGAGGTTGACCAAACTGTCTCCGTCCAAACCTGGACCAGGTAAAATCATACTTGCACCAACCATGGCTGCTGCATATGGTGTGCCCCAAGCATGCACATGAAACATCGGAACTACAGGTAAAATAATATCATTTGCAGACAGATCTAAAGAATCAGGTAAACATGCAGCAAAGGTATGCAATAACGTTGAGCGATGGGTAAATAAAGCACCTTTTGGATTCCCTGTAGTACCAGAGGTGTAACACAGTGAGCTTGCTGTGGTTTCATCAAATGTAGGCCATACATAATCTGGTTTTTGCCCTGAAATCAGTTCATCATAAAATTTGACTTCAGGAAGTGCTTTGGCGACATCTGCATCGAAAGGTTCTAAGCAAATAAAATTTTTCACCAATGGAATATGCGCTTTAATTGCTGTGATTAAAGGTAGGAATGTTTTATCAAATAAAATCGCTTTATCTTTGGCATCATTGATAATAAAAATCAGCTGTTCTGGGAATAAACGTGGGTTAATCGTATGACAAATCAAACCACTGCCAGAAATGGCATACCATGCTTCTAAGTGTCGATGATTATTCCATGCAAGGGTGGCAACACAATCTCCATGTTCTAAATGCAAAGCGGCTAAAGCGTTGGCTGTTCGTTTGGCATTTTCTGAAACTTCTAGCCAATTGGTTTCATGTATTGAACCGTTGGTGTTTTTGGAAATGATGGTGGTATCTGCGTGAAATTGAGCGGCATGTTCAATCAGGCTGCTAATCAGTAGCGGTTGAAACATCATACGTCCTTGCATTTAAATCTCCTTGTATTTTTTATTGCGTTATCCAAGTACCCGATTTTTTATCGATATTTTGATTATAAAAATAAAATTTAATTTGGATGAACAAAAATCAGATTGTTCAATTCTCATTAAAGGATCATGAGGGTAGATTCATCTACTCCCATGATGAATACACTAACTTATGCACTAAGTAAAGAACCCAATAATTGCTTAATTGAAACTTTAGATTTCCGTTCTGGAATGATGATACCTGCAGATTTTAAATCAGCCACCAATTCAGCTCTAAAGTCATTGTAATCGACTTCGGCTGCATGACGTTGCCCACTTTCAAACTGATGATGCGGATTCTCAAGCTCTTTTTGAATGGCTTTGTGCATATCGGCTGGGCGTTTGTATTTACCCAAAATCTCTTGGCAAGCCAAATTGGCTTGATGGTCTGAAGCGGGCCAAATACAACCTAAAGGTTGAAATAAACCAATAAAGTAAAGATTGTCATGATCTGCATGCATCATCTTACGATATAAAGGTAATTTTTCTGCATGTTGAAAATCAATAAAATCACGATCGAAGAAAGGGAATACAGTCCAGAACCCTGTGCAACAGCAGACAATATCAAACTCCTGTTCTGTTCCATCAACAAATTCAATTTTTTTGCCATTGAGTCGTTTGATTGCAGGTTTGGGTTTGATTTTGCCATGACGGACGTAATCGATAAAATCAGAGTTGGCCGTCGGATGCTGTGTCAGCATAGGTTTATCGTTCACAGGTAACCCAAAATCAGCATAATTGCCCGTAAATACCTTAACCATTTTGGTCAGTAACTTGCGTCGCGTATTGGGTGAAAATTTTTCAATGGCTTTAACTAAAATATCAGCAGGATGCCCCAGCATAAACTTAGGGACAAACCATTGTGGGCTACGCATCGACAAAAAGACCTCTTTAGAAACTCGAGCCGACTCAACCGCAACATCACAGCCAGAATTACCAGCACCAATCACCAAAATTCGTTTGCCACGCCACTCATCTGTGACTGCTTTAAAATCATGGGAATGCATCCATTTTCCGGTAAATTCACCTTCATATTCAGGATATTTGGGCATCCAGTGGTGTCCGTTACACACCATTAAATAATCATAAATGTGTACATGATGTTGTGTGTGATCATCGGTGTATTCAACTTGCCATTTACCTTCGGGGGTTTTACTGACATGATTGATTGTGTGATGAAATTTGATCTGATCATAGACGCCAAAATGTTTGCTGTATTTTTCAAAATACGCTTGCAGATGATCGTGTCGAGGGTAATCGGGATAATGCTCAGGCATCGGATAGTCTTCATATTCCGACATGGTTCTAGAGCTAATAATATGTGTATTTTCATACACAGATGAATGTCCTGTTTTTGAATTAAATACCCAGTTGCCACCCACTTTGTCATTTTTTTCAAAAATGTCATAGGGGATGCCATATTGTTGACAGTTTTTTGCAGCAGAGATACCAGACGGACCTGCACCGATAATACATACCTTGTTCATATTTTCATCCTTGGTCTATTATTGTTATACATAAACCAACTATAGTTGGTTTAATAAGACTATAATTGATTTATTTTTAATCATCAAGCTAAAGGCGATACGGTTTATGTTGTTCGATGAAATGAAGCTTCCAGTGCAAAAAAGAAGTAAGGCTAGACTGGAATTGGTCGTGGAAAAAACCATTCAACTCATCGAGGAACAGGGGATCACTGCGTGTACCATTCCAGAAATTGCACACAGAGCAAATTTACCTAAAATCACGATTTATCAATATTTTCCAACCATTAATCATCTATTTACTTTACTCATTAAGCGTTATTTAGATGAAGTTCAAAGGTATGTTTCTTTTCAAAGCACACACTATCAATCATGGAAAATTGAGCAAGTGACGCGAGATTTAATAGGTCGCGTTGCAGCGTTTTATAATCAACACAAAGCGGCAAGTTTGCTCATTCTCGGTGGGCCTGTACATGTCGATGGCTTCAATCTCCAAGAAATGGTTATCGAGCAGATTGCACAAGATTTACTAGAGCTTTTTTCTCAGCATCCAGCAGGCCTAAAATTTAAAAAAACAGAGCATGTGACTTACTTAATCGAAATCGTATTTGCATTAATGAAACATAGTTTTTATAAATATGGCTGTATTAGTCCAGAAATTTTGAATGAATGTATTGAATTGACTGACCTTTATATCCAACACAAAATTCAGGCTTAAATGGATGAAAAGATCAGTTAATGTAATGTTATCTTAAATGTTTTAAAAACAAGGTATGACATTCTAAAATTTGCGATTTATGCGGTTCATGGAACAAATCAAAATGTCCACATTGCAACTCAATATACTGACTTGATTTTATTTTTTTCGCCATTTTACGTGTTGCTGAAATGGGAATGAGGGAATCTTTTGCTGCACCCATCACCAAGGTATCAGACTGGATTTTGTGCGCTACAGTTGTGGGACGATATAGGCCAATGGTCGCAACAATACGTGCAGGAACGGCGTTATCCCATTGTTTTTCTTTAGGAACGATAGACCAATACCCATCATAACAATCTTTGCCTGCAAGTATGGCGAAACGATCTTTTGCCACCACTGGCATGGTTTTAATTTTACCAAACGATGCCAAAACTAAATCTTGGATCGCAATCGCTGTGGCAGGGAGTAAATATTTTTTGGGATATAAAGTCAGGCTGGCCAAGCCATCTGTATGCGGAAAATTTGCAATGACTCCTTTAAAATGATCATTGCTGGCAAGTGTCAGTGCATGTGCTCCGCTAAAGGAATACCCCCATAAAATGATCTGTTGTTTAGTGATCTGAAATTGTTGATTTAAGTATTCAATCACGGCGTTCCAATCTTGAAGCTGACTGTGTTTATCTACCAAATGCTTAACTTTCCCGGTACTTTGACCAAAACCTCGATGATCAAACACACAGACATTGAACTCCATTTCTTCATAAAACTTTGCAAACTCAGTCAAACCACATTGCTTTTCACCCCCTAAGCCATGTGCCATGATGATGGTTGACTTGGTTAAATCATGAAAATCGCCATAAAGATCAGCTTGAATCTGATCATTTTGTATAGGGATAAAGATTTCTTGCATTGCCATTGTTATTCTTCCTTGTATGCTTTCCATGCGTCGTTATTGTTTTGTGCATTCAATTGCACAGTTTTATTTGAGTCTTTTTTAATGTACTTGGAATAATGAATCCTGTCTATCTTAACTAACTATTTGAATATCATTAACAATATTATATTTAAGTGTTTTTTAAGCCTCAATTAACTCAATATTAAGTTATGTGGTTTTTAATATGCAAAGTTAATTTTGAAATTTAAGTCCTCATGACTGATTCATTTCCTTTTTTCTTTAAGCAATGTTGTTTGCTGAGTATCAGCTTCATTGTGCTGCTGTTATTTTTTCCTATTGGTGGAAAAATTGATCTTATGCTGAGTCAGCCTTGGATCAATGATCAAGGTCTCTTTTTTTTAAAGCATAGTTGGGCATTAGAGGTGCTCAATCACCAATATGTGAAGCATTTGATTATTTTCTGTGATGTTTTATTTTTTCTGGCATGGTTGGCATCATTTAAAATTCCCAAATATAGATCTACGCGTTGGCAAAACGGATATTTTTTTATGATGGTGATTTTAAGTGTCTCTATCATTGGAATATTAAAAGCGCATTCGTCACATTCTTGTCCTTGGGATTTGACGGTCGTCTCAGATACAGGGATTTCTTGGAATTTTATAAAGGGTTCAGGGCATTGTTTCCCAGGAGGACATGCATCGAGCGGCTTTGCTTTAATGGTTGGGTATTTTATCTTTCGGTTGTCTGATCCACCACGCGCATATTTTTATTTAACGGCTGGAATTATTTTAGGTTTTGCGATGGGCTGGGCACAAATGATGCGAGGTGCACATTTTATCAGTCACAATTTATGGACAGCTTGGATTATTTGGGCATTAAACCTTGTTATCTATAGGGTGACCTATCATCATTTTGTTTCTCAAATCGTACATAATGAATTTAATAGTTCTCCTATATGCAATAGCAAGTTCAAGACTTAAGGTTTTGCAGTTAAAGGTAAGCGAATTTGTACTTGAAGGCCCCCAAGTTGTTGGCTCTGAGAAAATTCTATTGTGCCACCCAATCGATGAACGGCTTTATCTACAATCGATAAACCCAAACCGCTTCCAATTTCAAGATGTTGATGAACACGATAAAAGCGCTTTAAAATTTTATTGTATTTTTCTGGGGAAATACCTGGACCGCTGTCTTCAATTTGAATAATTGCAGAGTCATATTCGTGATAAACCGATAAATTGATGATGCCATGTTGCGGTGTATACTTTATCGCATTGTCTATTAAATTCATTAGAACTGAACGTAAGTGAGAAGCTTGCGTATGTATAACGATGACTTCTTGCTTTTCCATACCCAAATCAATTTCTTTACGCAAAGCTAAATTCATCAATTGTTCAATGCAATAGATCACTTCTTCATTGAGGCTGATTTCTACATTGACTTCATCCTGACTTAAGGCCGCATCTTGTTTGGCTAGACTCAGCAATTGGTTGACCAAATGTTGAACACGATCCAAACCTTTACTCAAATTTTTTAAAGATGAATGGTTGGGTAGTTCACTCAGTAAGATTTGAGTTTGTAGGTTTAGCGCTGTAATTGGCGTTCTGAGTTCATGTGCTGCATCTGCAATAAACTGGCGTTGCTCTTGTTGAGTATGCGATATACGTTCAAACAAATGATTAATTTCATCAATACTGGGTACGATTTCAATGGGGTAATCATGACTAGAAATTGGCTCAAGTTCATTGGGTTTACGCTGTGTTAGCTCTGTTTTGAAGTTTTCCAAAGGTTTTAAATTCCGACGAATAATCAGACTCAATCCCCAAATCGCAAAGGGCATGATCAATGCATAAGGGAGAAACATATTGATTGCAAGCTCTAAAGCCAAATTTTGTCGTACAGAATCCTGTTGGCTGATTTGAACTTGTAAATCTTTTAACGGTAAAACATAAGTATGCCAACGTCCTGCATTGGTTTCATGGGTATAAAAACCTGCCTGTTGAACAGGTTTAATCAACAAATGGAAGGCATGATATTGATGTTCATTTTTTTTATAAGACCAGACATCTACAAATAAGTCTTCTTCATGATAATGCTTGAGATGATTAAAATTACTTTGAACAGGTTGAGGATTGAATTTACCAATTCGCTCAGCCAGATATTTCATCTGTGCATCTAAGATTTCATTGGTTTCTTCCAGCGCGATGCGATATGCAGAGACAACCAACAAACAGCCCATTAAAATACTGAAAATAGAGGTATAAACGAGCAGTTTACGTGTTAGTGAGTAATGAGGGTGTGGGGTTGCCATACATTTCCTTAAGGCGTACCTAAACGATAACCGAGTCCACGTACATTGCGAATAAAGTCCTTGCCTAATTTAGCACGAATATGGTGAATGTAGACTTCAATGGTATTGCTGCTGACATCGGAGTCGATGTCATACAACTTTTCTTCTAGGTTGGCTTTGGAGAAAATCTTGTTGGGAAAACTCAATAGCGGGATCAGTACAGCCCATTCACGATTAGAAAATTCAATCATTTCATTTTTAAATTTAGCAATATGATGTTCAATATCTAAGCTTAAATCCCCATAATTTAAGACCAGATTTTTATCGACCTGTTGACCTATTTGCATACGACGAAGTAAGGCATTGATTCGAGCCAAAAGTTCCTCAAACTCATACGGTTTAATCAGATAGTCATCTGCACCATGATTTAAACCATCAACACGGTTTTGTAATTGATCTCGGGCAGAAATGATTAAAACAGGCAAACTGGGTTGATCTTGGCGAATGAGTTTTAATACTTGCATGCCATCCATTAACGGTAAGCCCAAATCCAGCAAAATAATATCAAAAATGGCTTGTTTCATTGACTTGAGTGCATCAATACCATTATTGACGCATTCAACTTCAAATTGATGATATTCCAGAAGTATGCGAGTTGATTCCGCAATCATGAAATCATCTTCAATAATCAATACCTTTGTCATAGACACATTCACTTTTGCTATTAAATGGTATTTTTACATGTATTTAAAATATCATTTTTTTCATTAATGACACTGGTTTTTACGTCTAATAAATGCAACAAGGTTGGGAATAAATGATCATGACTGAGTTCTTGCTGACGAAGTTGACGCATACATGATGCTTGCTGAGCGTTAAATTGATTCCACTCTTTTGAGAACCACACGAACATAGGCACATGGGTTTGTTGCGAAGGTGCAATCGCATAAGGTGCACCATGTAAATACATACCATGCTCACCAGTAGATTCACCATGATCTGAGATATACCAAAAACCTGTTAAATGATTTGGAACTTTCTCAAGTGTTTTAATCATTGAACTTAAAATATGATCTGTATAAACAATTGAATTGTCATAGGTGTTAATCAGTGAATTTCTATCACAGCTTTGAATGGCTTTGGTGTCACAAGTTGGTTTGAATTTTTGGAATTCAGGTCTTGTACGCTTGTAGTAAGCAGGCCCGTGACTGCCCATTTGGTGTAAGACAACCAATCGAGGGGTTTGATCATCTTTTGGAATTTGATCAATATAATACTTTAAGCTATCAACCAATATTCCATCATCACATTCACCATCTGCATTACACCATTTTTGCTGAATGTTCTGAGGGATCTCAAATTTCGTGACACGATCACATGTGCGTTTACAACCAGAATTATTGTCAATCCAAGTCACATGATAACCAGCACGTTGTGCAATATCGAGTAAACCATCTCGTCTATATGCCAATTGAGCATCATATTCTTTTCGGGTCATACCTGAAAACATACAAGGGACTGATACAGCAGTTGATGTGCCACATGAGCTTACATTTGGAAAATTGATAATATCGAGTTGAGATAAACTCGGATTGGTCATTTTGCTATAACCATTTAAAGAAAAACTCTCAGCACGCGCCGTTTCACCCACAACCAAAACCATTAACTTTTGAGGATGTGATTTAGATACTTCTTGAACGAGTTTTGCATCTGTACCATAAGGAATATGGGGTAAATTTTTCTTTGGTGCATGTTTTTTATAATATGACCATGTCGATGCAAAGGTATTCTGCGGTGAAATCATTCCTTTTAAAGTACGATGACCACGGAAAATAGCGGCATAATCAACAAAGAAAATATACAGCAAAGTTAAAATGACCAATAAAGAAATAACGCTGTTGATGGTCTTTTTAAGCAGTGTTTTGGATAATGGATCGGGTTTAATTTGAATAAAAAATACAGCGAAAATTGGAATTAGGATGGTGTAGACCGACCATAACAATAATTGTATGGTCATTAAGTCTAATGCTTCATTTGGATTTGTTTCTACAGCATTCTGAATTTGATCTGCTGTAATGATCACTCCAAGGCTGTTGACGATATAAGCACTGATACCACCTACAAATAAAAAGAGACATGCAAAAAATTTAGTGCTATAGCGCCAGTTTACAAGCTGAAATATGAAATTATACAAGGCAACCAAGACAATTGAGGTTGCGACAATGAATGCAATTGCACTTATTCCTTGATAAGGCGTAAGTTCATAAATGGTCTTTAAAAAACCATAATTAAAAATGAAAGCAATCCACACGGCCAAAATCATATTAAATGTGGTTAATGTGATTGTTGGTCTATTTTTCAGCGTATTTTGTAAACTGTTTAGCATTATTTCTTTATAATCTTAATAGATAAAATGGATAATAGTGGACTTAACTTAAATTAAACTTAAAGTGAAATCAATCCTTTGAAAATTTATAAATTATTGATTTTTATATTAATTTTAGCTAAGTGTTATTATTGGATTAATGATAGTTTTCAGTTAAATGTGAATGCAATTGATTTCTAGAATGATTAAAAAATAATGTAAAAATGGAGAAAAATATGTATACAGCAACGTGTCTTTGCGGAGTGATTCATATCGAAATCAATCAGCAGATTGATCAAATTTATATTTGTCATTGTAAAGCTTGTCAAAAAGCGCAAGGTGGGGCATTTGTTGCAGTCACAACCATTTCAACTGAAAATTTTCAGATTAAATTCGGGCTTGAATATCTTGCTGAATATTATTCAAGTTTGAATAAAAAAAGAGTGTTTTGCTTGAAGTGTGCTTCACCCATATATAGTGCACGATTAGATTTACCAGAGGTTTTAAGGCTACGGGTTGGAATTATAGATCAGCCATTAACAGCGAAGATTTATTCGCATGCATTTATAGATGAAAAAGCCGAATGGTACGAAATACATGGAGATGCACAACAATTTCAAAAGCAGGTGATTGATGAGTGATTTGGTCGAGTTGCGAAAAAAAAAGAGACATAATGAGTCTCTTTCTTTTCTTCATGAATTTTGAATGTTCATGAAATGTGTTGGAGGTTTAAACCATAGCATTTAGATAAGTCGTTAAATTGTGTCCTTAGTCAGCACGAATCCAAGTTTGTGAACGACCGAGTGCAGACACACCTAGATAACCACGACCACTAAATGTTTTACCATCTTCAGAAAGTTTTGCTTTAAAGCTGTAAGTTTTACCATTTTGAGGGTCAACAATTTGACCATTTTCATAAGTATTTTTACCAACTTTTTTCAAACCTGAGACGATTTGTATACCAGTTAGCGATTTTCCTTTGTATTTACCTTCACATTTCACACATTTAGAATCTTCAGTGGGTTCGAGAACTTTAACGATTTTTGCTGAAAATGTGCCATTACTATTTTCAGTAAATTGGACGATGGATAAAGCTTTTTTAGTTTTATCATCAATCGTTTTCCATTTTGTACCATCCAATGTATCAGCAGCGAAAGCTAAACATGATGTTAGGGATAGTCCTAAAATTAACATCGCTTTTTTTATCATCTTAATCCTCTTTTGCTCTAGCTAAGTTGCATATCCATGCACTTTATTCAATAGCTATTCAGTCCTATTGAGTTTGCAAATTATGCTTCGAAATCATTTTATATTTGATTTCGTTCAAATTATGTATTGCTAATAAGGATAAATTATGAGCTTTTTATTGTCGCTTTGTTTAACTGCGTAGTCATAAGATTCATCATCGATACAGCTTGATATGTGTTGAAACATGCCTCACCTAACTATTGATAAAACGGGGACGTTGAATTTTTAAATATTTGGTCGCGATATTAACAAAATGACACATCAGATTTAATGAAAAAATGTATAAATATAAAAGCAATAAGCAATTTTGGCTTTGAGCCAACTACAAAAAAGTATTTCACTATTCATCTTAATAATACTGAAAAATGTCTCATGTGATACAAAAAATATAGGTGCTAATCAATGGATTTTGAAGATGTTTTAAGTGAATTTGATTTGTCCGAACCCAATATCGAACAAGAACTTGAATCTGCACTTAAAAAATTAGTGAAGCAAAGCACAAATATTCCGCATCCAGCACAAGGTCAAACTTTTTCAAGATGGCAAGTTTTAGCTCAGGTCTCAGCTAAAAATTTAAATTTAGCAAAATGGTTTGAATCACATTTAGATAGCATCAGTATTTTGCAGGAATTAGGCTATAGCGATCTGATTGAAAGTGACAAAATATATGGGATTTGGGCTGCAGAAGGAAGTCCAAATCCTGTACATGAATTGAAGGGTCTCATCTCAGGTCAAAAAAACTGGTGTTCTGGTGCAGGCATACTCGATTACGCGTTAATCACTTATCAAAATGAAAATCAGCAATCGCAATTGGTACTGATTGATATGCATCAACCCAATATCAATATTGACTACAGTACTTGGCAGGCAGTGGGTATGGCACACACACAGACTGCATCTATTGCGTTCGATCAAGTCAAAGCTATACCCGTTGGTCAGCCAAATCAGTATCTAACCCGTGCAGGTTTCTGGCACGGTGCTGCAGGCGTTGCTGCATGTTGGTTTGGTGCAACTGTACGTATCGCTGAATTTTTAAAACAGGCATGTACTACGAAAGCCAATGATTATCGATTGCTGTATTTGGGCGAAATGAGTACCCAAATTCACATGACAAAACAGTATTTTAATTATGTTGCAACGCAGATAGATCAATATCCAACTGAAAGTCATGAGTTGGTTATTCGCATATTACGTGCTGAAGTTGAAAAAACTGCACAGTTGGTTTTGACAAAAGTTGGGCAGGCCTTGGGCGCTCGACCTTATTGTGAAGATCGACGATTTGCAGAGTTGACGGCTGATTTGACTGTATTCATGCGCCAAAGTCATGCAGCATTTGATTTAAAACGGATTGCCGAATTGACCTTGGATGTTGAATCTCAAGCAGATAAGGAGCAATTATGGACGCTCTAGATGAAGCATTACAATATCGCTTAGCTCATTATGAAATTGGTCATCGATTGTTATATGGGACGGGTACTGAAAAAGAAACATGGCTTAATTGGCAGGGAATTCGTACCCTTACAAAGATCAATCTTGATGAGGACTTTCCAGAACATCAACGAATATTGATTTTAGCGCCACATCCAGATGATGAAATACTCGGTTGTGCCGGTCTCATGCAACAACTCAATGCATTGGGCCGTGAAATGATTGTTATCGCGATCACCAACGGAACAGCAAGTCATCCAAACTCGACGCAATTTAGCCCTGAACAGCTCAATACGATTCGCCCACAAGAATCTATAGCCGCATTACATACATTGAATCTTGGGCATGTTTCTAGAATTGAATTGAATTTGCCAGATGGTCAGATTA contains these protein-coding regions:
- a CDS encoding alpha/beta hydrolase, which translates into the protein MAMQEIFIPIQNDQIQADLYGDFHDLTKSTIIMAHGLGGEKQCGLTEFAKFYEEMEFNVCVFDHRGFGQSTGKVKHLVDKHSQLQDWNAVIEYLNQQFQITKQQIILWGYSFSGAHALTLASNDHFKGVIANFPHTDGLASLTLYPKKYLLPATAIAIQDLVLASFGKIKTMPVVAKDRFAILAGKDCYDGYWSIVPKEKQWDNAVPARIVATIGLYRPTTVAHKIQSDTLVMGAAKDSLIPISATRKMAKKIKSSQYIELQCGHFDLFHEPHKSQILECHTLFLKHLR
- a CDS encoding flavin-containing monooxygenase, with protein sequence MNKVCIIGAGPSGISAAKNCQQYGIPYDIFEKNDKVGGNWVFNSKTGHSSVYENTHIISSRTMSEYEDYPMPEHYPDYPRHDHLQAYFEKYSKHFGVYDQIKFHHTINHVSKTPEGKWQVEYTDDHTQHHVHIYDYLMVCNGHHWMPKYPEYEGEFTGKWMHSHDFKAVTDEWRGKRILVIGAGNSGCDVAVESARVSKEVFLSMRSPQWFVPKFMLGHPADILVKAIEKFSPNTRRKLLTKMVKVFTGNYADFGLPVNDKPMLTQHPTANSDFIDYVRHGKIKPKPAIKRLNGKKIEFVDGTEQEFDIVCCCTGFWTVFPFFDRDFIDFQHAEKLPLYRKMMHADHDNLYFIGLFQPLGCIWPASDHQANLACQEILGKYKRPADMHKAIQKELENPHHQFESGQRHAAEVDYNDFRAELVADLKSAGIIIPERKSKVSIKQLLGSLLSA
- a CDS encoding TetR/AcrR family transcriptional regulator, which gives rise to MLFDEMKLPVQKRSKARLELVVEKTIQLIEEQGITACTIPEIAHRANLPKITIYQYFPTINHLFTLLIKRYLDEVQRYVSFQSTHYQSWKIEQVTRDLIGRVAAFYNQHKAASLLILGGPVHVDGFNLQEMVIEQIAQDLLELFSQHPAGLKFKKTEHVTYLIEIVFALMKHSFYKYGCISPEILNECIELTDLYIQHKIQA
- a CDS encoding sensor histidine kinase; the protein is MATPHPHYSLTRKLLVYTSIFSILMGCLLVVSAYRIALEETNEILDAQMKYLAERIGKFNPQPVQSNFNHLKHYHEEDLFVDVWSYKKNEHQYHAFHLLIKPVQQAGFYTHETNAGRWHTYVLPLKDLQVQISQQDSVRQNLALELAINMFLPYALIMPFAIWGLSLIIRRNLKPLENFKTELTQRKPNELEPISSHDYPIEIVPSIDEINHLFERISHTQQEQRQFIADAAHELRTPITALNLQTQILLSELPNHSSLKNLSKGLDRVQHLVNQLLSLAKQDAALSQDEVNVEISLNEEVIYCIEQLMNLALRKEIDLGMEKQEVIVIHTQASHLRSVLMNLIDNAIKYTPQHGIINLSVYHEYDSAIIQIEDSGPGISPEKYNKILKRFYRVHQHLEIGSGLGLSIVDKAVHRLGGTIEFSQSQQLGGLQVQIRLPLTAKP
- a CDS encoding response regulator transcription factor translates to MTKVLIIEDDFMIAESTRILLEYHQFEVECVNNGIDALKSMKQAIFDIILLDLGLPLMDGMQVLKLIRQDQPSLPVLIISARDQLQNRVDGLNHGADDYLIKPYEFEELLARINALLRRMQIGQQVDKNLVLNYGDLSLDIEHHIAKFKNEMIEFSNREWAVLIPLLSFPNKIFSKANLEEKLYDIDSDVSSNTIEVYIHHIRAKLGKDFIRNVRGLGYRLGTP
- a CDS encoding phosphatase PAP2 family protein, coding for MTDSFPFFFKQCCLLSISFIVLLLFFPIGGKIDLMLSQPWINDQGLFFLKHSWALEVLNHQYVKHLIIFCDVLFFLAWLASFKIPKYRSTRWQNGYFFMMVILSVSIIGILKAHSSHSCPWDLTVVSDTGISWNFIKGSGHCFPGGHASSGFALMVGYFIFRLSDPPRAYFYLTAGIILGFAMGWAQMMRGAHFISHNLWTAWIIWALNLVIYRVTYHHFVSQIVHNEFNSSPICNSKFKT
- a CDS encoding long-chain-fatty-acid--CoA ligase; this translates as MQGRMMFQPLLISSLIEHAAQFHADTTIISKNTNGSIHETNWLEVSENAKRTANALAALHLEHGDCVATLAWNNHRHLEAWYAISGSGLICHTINPRLFPEQLIFIINDAKDKAILFDKTFLPLITAIKAHIPLVKNFICLEPFDADVAKALPEVKFYDELISGQKPDYVWPTFDETTASSLCYTSGTTGNPKGALFTHRSTLLHTFAACLPDSLDLSANDIILPVVPMFHVHAWGTPYAAAMVGASMILPGPGLDGDSLVNLIDEYQVTVALGVPTIWQSLLAAAKQSGSKLTTLKHNVIGGSACPPSMLATFRDVYDCETIHAWGMTEASPLGTVNRPKAKHRKLSVEEQAALRLSQGRPPFGVNVRLVNEENGTHKLPQDGETIGNVQIKGHWIIESYFGKEKNSLTEDGWFDTGDIASMDADGYLHISDRAKDLIKSGGEWISSVELENIAMGHPEIAMAAAIAADHPKWDERPVLIAVKQPESTVTEADILDYYEGKIAKWQIPDKVIFVDAIPLSGTGKMLKRKLREEFGNVLLGENA